CTACGACTGGAATCAATTCGTTCAACATCCTCGCCCCCGGCAATCGTTCGTTCTGAACGACGAAACACTGAGAGACGGCCTCCAGTCCCCGTCGATCACCGATCCGACACGCGAAGAGAAAATCCAAATTTTACACCTAATGGAGGCTCTCGGGATTGGAACCGCCGACATCGGCCTGCCCGGCGCGGGACCTCATGTCGCGGAGAGCGTGACGGCGCTCGCGAAGGAAATCGTCTCGGCGAAAATGAAGCTCCGGCCGAACTGCGCGGCGCGGACGATGGTTCAGGATATCCAACCGATCGTCGACATCTCTCAGAAGACCGGGCT
The Bdellovibrionota bacterium genome window above contains:
- a CDS encoding 2-isopropylmalate synthase; its protein translation is MDEKEIIYDWNQFVQHPRPRQSFVLNDETLRDGLQSPSITDPTREEKIQILHLMEALGIGTADIGLPGAGPHVAESVTALAKEIVSAKMKLRPNCAARTMVQDIQPIVDISQKTGLQIEVMAFIGSSPIRVYTEEWDEPVMLKLVRDAISFGVKNNLPTCLVTEDTVRARPEMLSALYGAALEA